One genomic region from Trueperaceae bacterium encodes:
- the ubiA gene encoding putative 4-hydroxybenzoate polyprenyltransferase: protein MPSRKLPNSTDVTGGVRTGGGGRLTFATLASFVKLEHTLFALPFAYGGMLLAAGGWPGWRVFLLVTLAMVGARTAAMAANRVIDAELDALNPRTAGREIPVGKLTARDGRLVALVSLLVLAVTAALLNPLTLVLLPVAVAFLVAYPYTKRFTWACHLWLGLTIGAAAAGGYIAVSGAFAPAAWLLWLGVGAWVAGFDVVYALLDREFDLNHGVRSIPARFGVAGARAWAAALHGLALAALAAVPFVSDLGWPYWLALTVTALVLAWQHLALRSRTAGEVLAAFNANLVVGLLMLGGIVLGLVVPG, encoded by the coding sequence ATGCCATCAAGGAAGCTGCCAAACAGCACTGACGTGACGGGCGGCGTGCGGACGGGAGGCGGGGGGAGGTTGACGTTCGCGACGCTCGCGTCGTTCGTCAAGCTCGAGCACACCCTGTTCGCCCTGCCGTTCGCCTACGGCGGCATGCTGCTCGCGGCCGGCGGCTGGCCGGGCTGGCGCGTGTTCCTGCTCGTGACGTTGGCGATGGTGGGGGCCAGGACGGCCGCGATGGCCGCCAACCGCGTCATCGACGCCGAGCTGGACGCCCTCAACCCGCGCACGGCCGGGCGCGAGATCCCAGTAGGCAAGCTGACGGCGCGCGACGGTCGGCTCGTGGCGCTCGTTAGCCTGCTCGTGCTCGCCGTGACGGCCGCGCTCCTCAACCCCCTGACGCTCGTCCTGCTGCCGGTCGCCGTGGCGTTCCTCGTCGCCTACCCCTACACCAAGCGCTTCACGTGGGCATGCCACCTGTGGCTCGGCTTGACGATCGGCGCCGCGGCCGCCGGCGGCTACATCGCCGTGAGCGGCGCGTTCGCGCCGGCCGCCTGGCTGCTGTGGCTGGGCGTGGGCGCCTGGGTGGCCGGGTTCGACGTCGTCTACGCGCTCCTCGACCGCGAGTTCGACCTGAACCACGGCGTCCGCTCCATCCCGGCGCGCTTCGGCGTGGCCGGCGCGCGCGCGTGGGCGGCCGCCCTGCACGGCCTCGCGCTCGCCGCCCTTGCGGCGGTGCCGTTCGTCAGCGACCTCGGCTGGCCCTACTGGCTCGCTCTTACGGTCACCGCGCTCGTGCTCGCCTGGCAGCACCTCGCGCTGCGCAGCCGCACCGCGGGTGAGGTCCTGGCGGCCTTCAACGCCAACCTCGTCGTCGGTCTGCTCATGCTCGGCGGCATCGTCCTCGGGCTGGTGGTGCCCGGCTGA
- a CDS encoding LON peptidase substrate-binding domain-containing protein produces the protein MSKLPVFPLDVVVFPGMTVPLHAHEERYKRLVREVLAQEEEPKRFIIVYSDAAPAITDVAPRMARYGTVVHVLSAEENVDGTFDLLVHGQERTRVEVDTVVEVTERGGSSRPLGYAEERPAPLYRGDPNEEAIAAWDALDTFRTYAGTRFDGDAGEEIDKHVPEDPFYQASFVCANILVPTAAKQTLLEAESLRERFDLARGMMLERMQRRGRAKRGRA, from the coding sequence ATGAGCAAGCTGCCCGTCTTCCCCTTGGACGTCGTCGTCTTCCCAGGCATGACCGTCCCGCTGCACGCCCACGAGGAGCGCTACAAGCGCCTGGTCCGTGAGGTGCTCGCGCAGGAGGAGGAGCCCAAGCGCTTCATCATCGTCTACTCGGACGCCGCCCCGGCCATCACGGATGTCGCGCCCCGCATGGCGCGTTACGGCACCGTGGTGCACGTACTCTCGGCCGAGGAGAACGTCGACGGCACCTTCGACCTGCTCGTGCACGGTCAAGAGCGCACGCGCGTCGAGGTCGACACCGTCGTCGAGGTCACGGAGCGCGGCGGCTCGAGCAGACCCCTCGGTTACGCCGAGGAGCGCCCCGCGCCCCTCTACCGGGGCGACCCGAACGAGGAGGCCATCGCGGCCTGGGACGCCCTCGACACCTTCCGGACCTACGCCGGCACGCGTTTCGACGGCGACGCCGGCGAGGAGATAGACAAGCACGTTCCCGAAGACCCCTTCTACCAGGCGTCGTTCGTGTGTGCGAACATCCTCGTTCCCACGGCCGCCAAGCAGACGTTGCTCGAGGCCGAGTCCTTGCGCGAGCGCTTCGACCTGGCTCGCGGCATGATGCTCGAGCGTATGCAGCGTAGGGGGCGCGCCAAGCGGGGAAGGGCGTGA
- a CDS encoding tRNA pseudouridine(13) synthase TruD yields MTAAGEPVDNAREPLSGAAVAADESERERFAFDWGDLPLVTPEVPGSGGVIRTAPEDFRVTELPAYLPEGSGSHRYLLIEKRDLTTRDLVQALRRAGVEQSSIGVAGLKDKAAVTVQWLSLPKRYGEAVNELLALPGVRLLEESYHRNKLGIGHLRGNRFEVTVQGVDDGAALRAGAVLDRLAASGSPNWFGPQRFGRFGGNAYDGLRVVRGERVPGGHYLQRFFVAALQSLLFNAMLAERVERGWYTTVVNGDWARKHDTGGTFLVTDEAAEAPRAERLEISATLPLHGRKVKPSEGAAGAVESLVLERYGLRWAQFGSRRGDRRSTRVVLSGTSVRQVGTALTLTFDLPKGAYATAVLREVMKVDVDAPFEAPIEAAGGGDGFAAGDGEDAD; encoded by the coding sequence GTGACGGCCGCGGGCGAGCCGGTGGACAATGCGCGCGAGCCGCTCTCGGGGGCCGCCGTCGCGGCCGACGAGTCGGAGCGGGAGAGGTTCGCGTTCGACTGGGGCGACCTGCCCCTCGTCACCCCCGAGGTGCCGGGTAGCGGCGGCGTCATCCGCACGGCGCCCGAGGACTTCCGGGTGACCGAGCTGCCCGCCTACCTGCCGGAAGGGTCGGGGTCACACCGGTACCTGCTCATCGAGAAGCGGGACCTCACCACGCGCGACCTCGTGCAGGCGCTGCGGCGCGCCGGCGTCGAGCAGAGCTCCATCGGCGTCGCCGGCCTGAAGGACAAGGCCGCCGTCACCGTGCAGTGGCTGTCGCTGCCCAAGCGCTACGGCGAAGCGGTGAACGAGCTGCTCGCCCTGCCCGGCGTGCGTCTCCTCGAGGAGAGCTACCACCGCAACAAGCTCGGGATCGGGCATCTTCGCGGCAACCGGTTCGAGGTGACCGTCCAAGGGGTCGACGACGGCGCCGCCCTGCGCGCCGGCGCGGTCCTCGACCGGCTCGCAGCCAGCGGTTCCCCCAACTGGTTCGGGCCGCAGCGGTTCGGGCGGTTCGGTGGCAACGCCTACGACGGCCTGAGGGTAGTGCGGGGCGAGCGCGTGCCGGGCGGGCACTACCTTCAGCGCTTCTTCGTGGCGGCCCTGCAGTCGCTCCTGTTCAACGCCATGCTGGCCGAACGCGTGGAGCGCGGCTGGTACACGACCGTCGTGAACGGCGATTGGGCGCGCAAGCACGACACGGGCGGCACGTTCCTCGTGACCGACGAGGCTGCGGAGGCCCCGCGCGCCGAGCGGCTGGAGATCAGCGCTACCCTGCCGTTGCACGGGCGCAAGGTGAAGCCGTCGGAAGGCGCGGCCGGCGCGGTCGAGAGCCTGGTGCTGGAGCGGTACGGGCTGCGCTGGGCCCAGTTCGGCTCGCGGCGTGGCGACAGGCGTTCTACGCGCGTCGTGCTCTCCGGCACGTCGGTCCGCCAGGTCGGCACGGCGCTCACCCTGACCTTCGACCTCCCCAAGGGCGCGTACGCCACCGCCGTGCTGAGAGAAGTGATGAAGGTCGACGTCGACGCCCCGTTCGAGGCTCCCATCGAGGCGGCCGGCGGCGGTGACGGCTTCGCCGCGGGCGATGGGGAGGATGCCGACTGA
- a CDS encoding VWA domain-containing protein, with amino-acid sequence MDALPWTVLATGFATLGSELNGLRFAHPWLLLAAVPLVLFVYLGRRRGWWLRALAMCACVIALAQPWLTAPGGHLGVLVDVSDSIGEAGLTVVRALDLTGNLGDVRYTYVAAEAARVDGLGARVPATLRTDATDLARALQVAVANGATRVLLVSDGVTPTAPLLSALPQVPVDVLPVTPLEDVRVAELLLPERAAPGQRVEGTAVVRSDRRTSATMRVTVDRDTVVERAVELEVGESALTFSFGVPNAAAGAATVAVELLVPFDQPRSNDSAEAVVSIQNRPPVLVIDDAATAALLRLQGFDVVQAGPEALTLPLAYSAVVVRGSSGQFSQTQLALLAQYVKDGGGLLMTGGPDSFGFGAWYRTPVEDVLPVTTDLRTEVSLPLVALVMVIDRSQSMATGRPAKIDLAKDGAAQVVDLAYEQDLLGLIAFSDGPGTRWVFQLRQATERGKREMAAGIYSLDTGGGTVLAPAYRQALDALKGVEASVKHVIILSDGQLYDQGPFGAEGTDFAAMASEALASGITSSTIAIGDAADFQRLAQIAAAGGGRYYAARDASNLPRIFTSEALTATRALLIDEPTTPSARPNPLYAFPTDLPDVGAYVATSLKSDAQPLLVGRSDEPLLATYRSGLGRSAALTTDLNGWAGQLGDWPELPGVVATVVRWLQARPGGMTATAERQGNSVIITLDAVRDGVYLNDLRAEARFGTAGTTLEQVAPGRYQGTVPWRGDAGADVVVAVGNELVARTRVTGPDPEYADVDGAVLLAEVAQRTGGQVVDPETYRPALGAVRRSVWQWPVGAALALFMLELALRRVGPRAKRSDDQA; translated from the coding sequence ATGGACGCTCTACCTTGGACGGTGCTGGCAACGGGGTTCGCGACGCTCGGGTCGGAGCTGAACGGCCTGCGTTTCGCGCACCCCTGGCTGCTGCTCGCGGCCGTGCCGCTCGTGCTGTTCGTCTACCTAGGGCGCCGCCGCGGTTGGTGGCTGCGCGCCTTGGCCATGTGCGCCTGCGTGATCGCGCTGGCCCAGCCGTGGCTCACCGCGCCCGGGGGGCACCTTGGCGTGCTCGTCGACGTCTCCGACTCCATCGGCGAAGCCGGCCTCACCGTGGTGCGCGCACTCGACCTGACGGGCAACCTCGGCGACGTCCGCTACACGTACGTCGCCGCCGAGGCGGCGCGGGTGGACGGCCTGGGCGCCAGGGTACCCGCCACCCTGCGGACGGACGCGACGGACCTGGCCCGCGCGCTGCAGGTCGCCGTCGCGAACGGCGCCACGCGCGTCTTGCTCGTGTCCGACGGCGTCACGCCAACGGCGCCGCTGCTCAGCGCCCTCCCGCAAGTCCCGGTCGACGTCCTGCCCGTGACCCCGTTGGAGGACGTCCGGGTAGCGGAGCTCCTCCTGCCCGAGCGCGCGGCGCCCGGCCAACGCGTCGAGGGCACGGCCGTCGTGCGCTCGGACAGGCGGACGTCCGCCACCATGCGCGTCACCGTCGACCGGGATACGGTCGTCGAACGGGCTGTCGAGCTCGAGGTGGGCGAGAGCGCACTCACGTTCTCGTTCGGGGTGCCGAACGCCGCCGCGGGCGCCGCCACCGTGGCGGTCGAGCTCCTCGTGCCGTTCGACCAGCCGCGCTCCAACGACTCGGCGGAGGCCGTCGTCTCGATCCAGAACCGGCCCCCCGTCCTGGTCATCGACGACGCAGCGACTGCCGCGCTCCTGCGCTTGCAGGGGTTCGACGTGGTCCAGGCCGGGCCGGAGGCCCTGACCTTGCCCCTCGCCTACAGCGCCGTGGTCGTGCGCGGCTCTTCGGGCCAGTTCAGCCAGACCCAGCTAGCGCTGCTCGCCCAGTACGTGAAGGACGGCGGGGGCCTGCTCATGACCGGCGGCCCGGACTCGTTCGGCTTCGGGGCGTGGTACCGCACGCCCGTCGAGGATGTCCTGCCCGTGACCACGGACCTGCGCACCGAGGTCTCCCTGCCGCTCGTCGCGTTGGTGATGGTGATCGACCGGTCGCAGTCGATGGCGACGGGGAGGCCGGCGAAGATCGACCTGGCCAAGGACGGGGCGGCGCAGGTCGTGGACCTGGCTTACGAGCAGGACCTGCTTGGCCTCATCGCGTTCTCCGACGGCCCGGGCACGCGGTGGGTCTTCCAGCTCAGGCAGGCGACGGAGCGGGGCAAGCGCGAGATGGCCGCAGGCATCTACTCGCTCGACACGGGGGGCGGGACCGTCCTCGCGCCCGCCTACCGCCAGGCGCTCGACGCGTTGAAGGGGGTCGAGGCGTCGGTCAAGCACGTCATCATCCTCTCGGACGGCCAGCTGTACGACCAAGGCCCGTTCGGGGCGGAAGGCACGGACTTCGCCGCCATGGCGAGCGAGGCGCTGGCCTCGGGGATCACCAGCTCGACCATAGCCATCGGCGACGCGGCCGACTTCCAGCGGCTCGCGCAGATAGCGGCGGCGGGCGGCGGGCGCTACTACGCCGCGCGCGACGCCAGCAACCTGCCCCGCATCTTCACGAGCGAGGCACTGACGGCGACGCGCGCGCTCCTGATCGACGAGCCGACCACGCCGAGCGCCAGGCCGAACCCGCTATACGCCTTCCCCACCGACCTGCCGGACGTTGGGGCGTACGTCGCCACCAGCCTCAAGTCCGACGCCCAACCCCTGCTCGTAGGGAGGTCGGACGAGCCGCTCCTCGCCACGTACCGGTCTGGCCTAGGCCGCAGCGCCGCCCTCACGACCGACCTCAACGGCTGGGCTGGGCAGCTGGGTGACTGGCCCGAGCTGCCGGGCGTTGTGGCCACAGTGGTCCGCTGGCTGCAAGCGCGCCCGGGCGGCATGACCGCGACGGCGGAGCGGCAAGGCAACTCGGTCATCATCACGCTCGACGCGGTCCGGGACGGCGTCTACCTCAACGACCTGCGCGCGGAGGCCCGCTTCGGTACCGCCGGCACGACGCTCGAGCAGGTCGCGCCCGGCCGGTACCAAGGCACCGTGCCGTGGCGGGGCGACGCCGGTGCGGACGTGGTAGTGGCCGTCGGCAACGAGCTCGTGGCCCGTACGCGCGTGACCGGGCCGGACCCGGAGTACGCGGACGTCGACGGGGCGGTGCTGCTCGCCGAGGTAGCCCAGCGGACGGGCGGCCAGGTCGTCGACCCCGAGACCTACCGGCCCGCGCTCGGCGCCGTGCGGCGTTCCGTCTGGCAGTGGCCCGTCGGCGCCGCGCTCGCGCTGTTCATGCTCGAGCTCGCACTGCGCCGCGTCGGGCCGAGGGCGAAGCGTTCGGACGACCAGGCGTAG
- a CDS encoding HAMP domain-containing histidine kinase — MTSEARAAGFLPVVESVGLVGQVFTDVEQLLYHTRGANVPDALLLDHGLTERVPSLELVALLRRRKGFEDVPFLYLGPATPELQTRVLEGGADAYITLPTRPELVKAYLGRLLERRMAESAIRKAFEGARRFEQAYKESERMKDDLIHMLVHDLKSPISSVMGLLEHSLEMLRGQGGDHDVEELLKMAQIESHHLLNLAANILDVRRMKEGHMPYQPESIASLTELAKAALADVSGGPRDRNFGFLVRPEAEQVFGDPKLLRRILANLMANAIKHTRRGGYIDFRAWSKDGNVVLSVRDDGEGIPESDQKRIFNAFEQSRHTIHDRYDTGMGLTFCKLAVEKHGGRIWVESKVGRGSTFYFTLPERVPTVVGGA, encoded by the coding sequence ATGACATCCGAGGCCCGCGCCGCTGGGTTCCTCCCGGTCGTGGAGAGCGTCGGGCTGGTCGGCCAGGTGTTCACCGACGTTGAGCAGCTGCTGTACCACACGCGCGGGGCGAACGTGCCCGACGCGCTCCTGCTAGACCACGGCCTGACGGAGCGCGTGCCTTCCCTCGAGCTGGTGGCGCTGCTCAGGCGGCGCAAGGGGTTCGAGGACGTCCCGTTCCTGTACCTGGGCCCCGCCACCCCCGAGCTGCAGACGCGGGTGCTCGAGGGCGGAGCCGACGCCTACATCACGTTGCCGACGCGCCCCGAGCTCGTCAAGGCGTACCTGGGCAGGCTGCTCGAGCGCCGCATGGCCGAGAGCGCCATTCGTAAGGCGTTCGAGGGCGCGAGGCGCTTCGAGCAGGCGTACAAGGAGAGCGAGCGGATGAAGGACGACCTCATCCACATGCTCGTGCACGACTTGAAGAGCCCGATCTCCAGCGTCATGGGCCTGCTCGAGCACAGCCTCGAGATGCTGCGCGGCCAAGGGGGGGACCACGACGTCGAGGAGCTCCTCAAGATGGCGCAGATCGAGTCCCATCACCTTCTCAACCTCGCTGCCAACATCCTCGACGTGCGCAGGATGAAGGAAGGGCACATGCCCTACCAGCCCGAGTCGATCGCGAGCCTCACGGAGCTCGCGAAGGCCGCGCTCGCCGACGTCAGCGGCGGCCCGCGCGACCGCAACTTCGGCTTCCTGGTGCGACCGGAGGCGGAACAGGTCTTCGGCGACCCGAAGCTGCTCAGGCGCATCCTGGCCAACCTGATGGCCAACGCCATCAAGCACACGCGCCGGGGCGGCTACATCGACTTCCGCGCGTGGAGCAAGGACGGCAACGTCGTCTTGAGCGTGAGAGACGACGGGGAGGGGATCCCGGAGAGCGACCAGAAGCGCATCTTCAACGCGTTCGAGCAGTCGCGCCACACGATCCACGACCGGTACGACACGGGCATGGGTCTTACCTTCTGCAAGCTGGCCGTCGAGAAGCACGGCGGGCGGATCTGGGTCGAGTCCAAGGTCGGTCGCGGCAGTACTTTCTACTTCACCCTCCCTGAGCGCGTGCCGACGGTGGTCGGCGGGGCGTGA
- a CDS encoding ribonuclease HII: MSRRAQPGWELEERLWSQGARLVAGVDEAGRGALCGPVVVAAVVLVRGREHPYRDSKTLGAKRREELAAQVRAEAVAFAVAFAGAREVDEVNVLQATKRAALRAVQALQVAPDALVTDYLTLPTPLPTVAVASADARSYQVAAASILAKTVRDAHMVALAGRYPGYGLEKHKGYGVKSHLLALARLGPTPEHRSSFAPVAQLRLLEGHAAHG, from the coding sequence GTGAGCCGGCGGGCTCAGCCCGGCTGGGAACTCGAGGAACGGCTCTGGTCGCAGGGGGCCCGGCTCGTCGCCGGAGTGGACGAGGCCGGCCGGGGCGCCCTCTGCGGGCCCGTGGTGGTCGCCGCCGTCGTCCTGGTGCGGGGCCGCGAGCACCCTTACCGCGACTCCAAGACGCTTGGCGCCAAGCGGCGTGAGGAGCTGGCCGCCCAGGTGCGCGCCGAGGCCGTCGCGTTCGCGGTGGCGTTCGCCGGCGCCCGCGAGGTGGACGAGGTGAACGTCCTGCAGGCCACCAAGCGTGCCGCCCTGCGCGCCGTCCAAGCGCTCCAGGTGGCGCCGGACGCCCTCGTGACCGACTACCTGACGCTTCCCACCCCGCTACCGACGGTGGCCGTCGCCTCTGCGGACGCCAGGAGCTACCAGGTGGCGGCCGCCAGCATCCTCGCCAAGACGGTCCGCGACGCCCACATGGTGGCCCTGGCCGGACGCTACCCGGGGTACGGGCTCGAGAAGCACAAGGGGTACGGCGTGAAGAGCCACCTCCTCGCGCTCGCGCGCCTCGGCCCGACCCCGGAGCATAGGTCGAGCTTCGCGCCCGTCGCGCAGCTCAGGCTCCTCGAAGGCCACGCTGCGCATGGCTGA
- a CDS encoding metallophosphatase family protein has protein sequence MRYLVLSDVHANLPALEAVISHAKKQGYDQVVFLGDAVGYYPHAEEVVQRLIALDPAVRILGNHDSALLELVNGDRGDHWAAGVVMNVLERQLVTLSGDSLRFLGALVPRHSQHGFEAAHGALAQQWDYLSTVTAAQANVGLMTEKLLFVGHTHVPKVFATVTKGPQELWRTVTFKESGGSTYRLPPLARTIANPGAVGQPRDQIPLASYVIFDHGAGLLMHHRVAYDVRSVQADVIAAGYPEVLASRLEAGR, from the coding sequence ATGCGGTACCTGGTGCTCAGCGACGTCCACGCCAACCTTCCGGCGCTGGAAGCCGTGATCTCACACGCCAAGAAGCAGGGCTACGACCAGGTCGTGTTCCTGGGCGACGCCGTCGGCTACTACCCGCACGCCGAGGAGGTCGTTCAACGCCTGATCGCGCTCGACCCCGCCGTGCGCATCCTTGGCAACCACGACTCCGCCCTGCTCGAGCTGGTCAACGGCGACCGAGGCGATCATTGGGCCGCCGGCGTCGTGATGAACGTCCTCGAACGTCAACTCGTCACGCTGAGCGGCGACTCGCTGCGCTTCCTCGGCGCCCTCGTGCCGCGCCACTCGCAGCACGGCTTCGAGGCGGCGCACGGCGCGTTGGCCCAGCAGTGGGACTACTTGTCGACCGTCACGGCGGCCCAGGCGAACGTCGGGCTCATGACGGAGAAGCTCCTGTTCGTCGGCCACACGCATGTGCCCAAGGTGTTCGCCACCGTCACGAAGGGGCCGCAGGAGCTCTGGCGCACCGTCACGTTCAAGGAGTCGGGCGGCTCCACCTACCGCCTCCCGCCGCTGGCGCGCACCATCGCCAACCCCGGCGCGGTGGGGCAGCCGCGGGACCAGATCCCGTTGGCGTCGTACGTGATCTTCGACCACGGGGCCGGCCTGCTGATGCACCACCGCGTCGCCTACGACGTGCGGTCCGTCCAGGCCGACGTCATCGCGGCCGGTTACCCGGAGGTGCTGGCTTCCCGGCTCGAGGCGGGAAGGTGA
- a CDS encoding PEGA domain-containing protein: MRQPRRLYPSLRRGAVLLACLFALAHAQVSVPTFGTRGDVPDSLVSAFMPAFRSAVGAATGLDVRNGELITPGIAGSLEPEFAMLIAELDQARYAVSGELARSSAAAGDAYAVNMIVVDSERDRATDLISLPLDPDDLRTAITQLAATVATFTSALVDLQRGDAGLFVSSEPSDAQVFLDGVALGRTSHLDVAMVVPGRYQLEVRKEGFLPDVRMVELRSADTALVHVVLTPISGGSIQVIANPRAHVFLDGVEVGRSPLTIAALPGTHRLTLTREGFVDDQLDVLVRNYRVTRVDRELTPALDPLVFWEERREVLVYIDGALQSGAYAQGVRPGLRTFELREARESRTYLRAVPEHGVYRLDLVTGELVPVGN, translated from the coding sequence GTGCGCCAGCCACGTCGTCTCTACCCCTCGTTAAGACGGGGTGCCGTGCTGCTGGCATGCTTGTTCGCGTTGGCCCATGCGCAGGTCTCCGTGCCGACCTTCGGTACGCGGGGCGACGTTCCCGACTCGTTGGTGAGCGCTTTCATGCCCGCCTTCAGGTCCGCGGTCGGAGCGGCGACGGGCCTGGACGTGCGCAACGGCGAGTTGATCACCCCCGGCATCGCCGGGAGCCTGGAACCGGAGTTCGCCATGTTGATAGCGGAGCTCGACCAGGCGCGCTACGCGGTGAGCGGCGAGTTGGCACGCTCAAGCGCGGCGGCCGGCGACGCTTACGCCGTGAACATGATCGTCGTCGACTCGGAGCGCGACCGCGCCACCGACCTGATCAGCCTGCCTCTCGACCCGGACGACCTCCGTACGGCGATCACCCAGCTAGCGGCCACCGTCGCGACGTTCACGAGCGCACTGGTCGACCTCCAGAGAGGCGACGCGGGGCTGTTCGTCTCGAGCGAGCCGAGCGACGCCCAGGTGTTCCTCGACGGCGTCGCGCTCGGCAGGACCAGCCACCTCGACGTGGCCATGGTGGTGCCCGGCCGCTACCAACTCGAGGTGCGCAAGGAAGGCTTCCTCCCTGACGTCCGGATGGTCGAGCTGCGCTCGGCCGACACGGCGCTCGTCCACGTCGTCCTGACGCCCATCTCCGGCGGTAGCATCCAGGTCATCGCCAACCCGCGCGCCCACGTCTTCCTCGATGGTGTGGAGGTCGGCAGGAGCCCGCTCACGATCGCCGCCCTCCCCGGCACGCACCGGCTCACGCTCACCCGTGAAGGCTTCGTGGACGACCAGCTCGACGTGCTCGTGCGCAACTACCGCGTCACGCGCGTCGATCGCGAGCTGACGCCGGCGCTGGACCCGTTGGTCTTCTGGGAGGAGCGTCGCGAGGTGCTCGTCTACATAGACGGCGCGTTGCAGTCGGGCGCCTACGCGCAGGGAGTGAGGCCCGGCCTGCGCACCTTCGAGCTACGCGAGGCCCGCGAGTCGCGCACGTACCTGCGAGCGGTCCCCGAGCACGGCGTCTACCGGCTCGACCTCGTCACGGGCGAGCTGGTGCCGGTCGGCAACTGA